In Trachemys scripta elegans isolate TJP31775 unplaced genomic scaffold, CAS_Tse_1.0 scaffold_26, whole genome shotgun sequence, the DNA window GAGCTGGACATTGTTCAGCTTTAGAGACATGTTCCCCTTCGTCCACTCAGTGCTGAAGAGCTCCATACCACCCCAGGATCTCTCATCCTGCCGGTCCTCAATGAACCTTCTGTTGTTGAAGATTTTGACTGGTTTCCTAGAGGGCTGGATGAGGATCCATTGGACAGTGATGCTTGCAGGGATAATGGTGGCTGACAGCTGGCAGGGCAGGACCACGTCCTCTCCAATTGCCCTGATAACAGGGTTACTTGGGGGAAAGATTTTGAATCGGCCTGTGTGGAGATTAGAGCTGTGCGAATAAAGAACTTTTTGGTTCTCGGAGCTGAAGAGAAAAACCACCccagaaaatgttttaatttgaaactcaacattttttttccactttattCATCAGCGAgaaaaactaataaaataaaataaaataagtagttTTGAATCTACCCAAATGTTGTGAGTCAacccaaaacatatttttttggTTGCAGTTTTTCAATTTTCACCcacaattttcagttttcacacacatgcatgcatgcacacacacagacaaaaacaCCGGTGAGAGttagaaatttaaaattaaaatgcagtttcAAATCGAAAATTTGAAAAGAAGAGTTTAAAAACACAAagttcagaatgaaatgtttcaatactgTTGAAAAGAAAAATTCCCAAGCAAAGCTATTTGCTGAATGTGGGTCAGTGAATAGGTTTTGgaaaaagtttgtttgtttgttgttgttttttttggcaaaagaatCAATTCACCAACAGGTTTGTGTCCAGCAGTAGTGGGGATATCGATACACAGGGTCTCTGTTCAGAACAGCCCCCTGTAGAGACCCTGTGTCATTCCATATGGGACCTACACTGCAATTGCTGCCCTTAGGAGCCTTCTCAACCAGCTGAGCCTCTGAAAGCTGGTGGAACGGGGGCTGTGACTCACCCCTTGCAAGGCTCACAGGGGTTTGTGAGGCAAGATGGAGCAAGAGGACTGGGACTGTGGAGCTCTTTAAGGCTTCTTGGAGCGGAGGTCAGGGCTATGAGTGAGGGAGACCCTTCTGCATCAGGCCAGGGGCTGCAAGGGCATGAGAAGTGTTGGGatattgaaaactgttaaaattacaagctatcactttacATATGAGGGGTTTTCGGTcatgcttgcaggctagggggcccTGTAATTAGCGTGTGATCTAGCCAAAGTTAGTCTGCAGATAGCCAGTGTAGAGAAAGATGGGGTGAACTGTGCCTATCTGCTTtaagggagcagcctgttttgtctctctccGTTTTAGGTTCTTGTATGTCGGTTCTAGATTCCAAGAAATAAAGCAAGAGTATATTTtgcttttatctaacttctctttGAGGAGAATCTTAACTACAAAAGCCCATGCACGTGGCTCTGTGAGCAATAGCCAGATATGGCCTGATTTATTCCTCAGCAGAATGAATTTTTGTCACAGAGTTTGGGGGtgttgttgtttctttgttttggagGTTTGGATTTTGttatgtttgggtttttgtgCCCTAAATATGTGAGGCTACATTTCAATGGGAACGTGACTCAGTAAAGGAACCTGCTACCTCCAGCACCCAGCCGGCCTGCTCCAAACTGAACTGAATtgaattccattggcttcagtggagtcatCCTAGAGATGGACTTGGCCCCCTCAGCCTCACACTGGTGGGTGATATGGATGTAAAATTTctggaaattttaaaagcatggggggaaaaaacatgttttatttgggaaaaaaaataattttttggaaAACTTGAAATATCCATAGTTACTTGCTTATAAAACTAAACTTCATTTACTTCTTTaagaatgaaaaatgtattatgtataatttaattaacacataaaagtacttgctaacctagtgaggagggctttaaactaggtttgctgggggatggtgacctaaacccagaggtaagtgggggaGTGGGATACCGGGCGGAAACACAAGAAGGAGGATACAAGAtgggaagcctcctgattcatattgagaaagtagggcaatctgctagttatcttaggtgcaggAAGGACAGTTATGGGAGGAAagatggaggagttgcactgtatgtaagagagcagtatgattgctctgagctccagtttgaaactggagaaaagcctgttgagagtctttgggttaagtttagaggcaagagcaacaagggtgatatcatggtgggcgtgtgctatagacaactggatcagaaggatgaggtagatgaggctttctttggacaactaagtgaagtttccagatcacaggccctggttctaatgggggacttcaatcaccctgacatctgctaggAGAGCAAAGAacagataatccaggaagtttttggatagtgttggggacaacttcctggtacaagtgctggaggctAGGGGGCCGTGTAATTAGTCTGTGATCTGGGTCTAGCAAAGTTAGTCTGCAGATAGCCAGTGCAGAGAAAGGTGGGTTGAACTGTGCTTGTCTGTCTCAAGGGAGCAGTCTGTTTTTGGAGAGTGTGGGGACAaattcctggtacaagtgctggaggaacctaCCAGGGGCCAGGCTTCTCTTGACCTGCTCCTTTCAaccagggaagaattggtaggggaagtagaagtgggtggcaacctaggcagcaatgaccatgagatggttgagttcaggatcctgacaaaaggaagaaaggagactagcaaaatacggaccctggacttcagaaaagcagacttagactcccttagggaactgatgggcaggatcccctgggaagctaatatgagggggaaaggagtccaggagagctggctgtattttaaagaagctttattgagggtgcgggaacaaaccatcctgatgtgcagaaagaatagcaaatatggcaggcgaccagcttggcttaatagtgaaatctttggtgaacttaaactcaaaaagaaagcttataaaaagtggaaatttggacagatgactagggaggagtataaaaatattgataCAGCaagcaggggtgtaatcaggaaggccaaggcacaactggagttgcagctagcaaggtatgtgaagggtaacaagaagggtttctacaggtatgttagcaacaagaagaaggtcagggaaagtctggaccccttactgaatgggggaggcaacctagagacagatgatgtggaaaaagctaaagtactcaatgctttttttgccttggtctgcacagacaaggtcagctcccagactgctgcactgggcaacacagtatggggaggaggttagcagccctcagtggtgaaagaacaggttaaggactatttagaaaagctggacatgcacaagtccataggtccagatctaatgcatacAAGGGTGCCGAGGGAGTttgctgatgtgattgcagagccattgaccattatctttgaaaatttgtggtgatCGGGGGAAGTCCCGGactattggaaaaaggcaaatatagtgcccatatttaaaaaagggaagaaagagaacccagggaactacagaactcacctcagtctctggcaaaatcatggagcaagtcctcaagggaatccattttgaagaacttggaggggaggaaggtgattaggaacagtcaacatggattcaccaaggtcaagtcatgcctgactaacctgattgccttctatgatgagataactggctctgtggatatggggaaagtggtggatgtgatatatcttgactttagcaaagcttttgatacagtctcccacagtattcttgccagcaaattaaagaagtatggattggatgaatgtactataaggtggatagaaagctggctagattgtcaggctcaatgggtattgatcaacggctcgatgagCCAgtatctgcagatgacactaagctgggaggagaggtagatacgctggaggatagggatagggtccagagtgacctagacaaattggaggattgggccaaaagaaatctgatgaggttcaacaaggacaagttcagagttctgcacttaggaaggaagaatcccatgcaccgctacagactggggactgactggctaagtagcagttctgcaggaaaggacctggggattacagtggatgagaagctggatatgagtcagccttcccttgttgccaagaaggccaatggtatattgggctgtattagtaggagcattgtcagcagatcgagggaagtgattattcccctctatttggcactggtgaggccacacctggagtattgcatccagttttggtccccccacttcagaaaggatgtagacaaattggagaaagtccagcagagggcaacaaaaatcattagggggctggggcccatgatttacgaggagaggctgatggaagttggcttatttagcctgcagaagagaagaatgaggcagaatttgatagcagccttcaactacctgaaggggggttccaaagaggatggagctagtctgatctcagtggtggcagatgacaggacaagaagcaatggtgtcaagttgcggtgggggaggtctaggttggatattaggaaatactatttcactaggagggtggtaaagcactggaatagattacatagggaggtggtggaatctccatccttagaggtttttaaagcctgtcttgacaaagccctggctgggatgatttagttgggtgttggtcctgctttgagcaggggattggactagatgatctcctgaggtctcttccaaccctaatattctatgattctatgacatatgtatgaaataaataattataaattcTTTAGTTTTGATACAAATCAGAATGTGAAATAACCTAGTATTAGGGATGGAGCTGACTTTGTATACTAAGGTTCTAATGTGTCTTTTTTTGCCTATTGgcaaatagaaaaaatataaaatgttgcaAATAGAAAGCATCAATATTGGTGTAAACGAACAGGAAGGTTTGTTCCATTGGTCTAAAATATGGTATGTAAATAGACCTGACCTGACATTACGATACAGGTCCGTCAGAAACTCAAGTTTCTAGAGAAAAAGCTCAGAAAATGAATATTGCTATCATGTAATTAGAGCACAATTATTAAGACCCAACAGTAAATTTGGCTATGTATCCAAACTTCATAGTAATACCAGATTATTTAATAGTTCATTAACACCATACATACAGAAACTCTCATAATTGTCGACAAAACTAGGCATCCTATGAACCAGTAAAATATAACTTAGACAGTTACTAGTATATACTTGGAAGTGGTAGCATAGCTcaagtttttccttcttttcttcctctttcactGTTCATTCGGAGAGAAAATATTTCCTAAAACATTACTTGTCATAAACTAAGAAGCTGGTTCACTAACCTGTCACATCCAGTTCAACTACCGTCTCATCATACCAGCTCCCAGAATCCAGGCTGCAGACATATTCTGCTTTGTCAGAGATCTGGACATGCTTGAGTTTCAGTGACAAGTTTCCCTGAGTCATTTCAGTGATGGACAGCTCCGTTCGACCCTGATGTCTCTCCCCTTGGGTTTCTGTCTGGTTTCCTCCATTATAGGAGACCTCATGGATTAATACTGCTGGTCTAAACAGCTTCCACTGCACTTCGAAGCTTCCAGGTAACTTAGTGACTGAGAGCTGGCATGGAAGGATAACATCTGCTCCAATGACTCCAATAACCGGGTTGCTAGGAAGGATTCTATAGGGAGCTGTCAGGAGAGAGCAATACACATGTTCTTTGTGTCAGATAGTTGCCTATAAAATGCCCCTAGGGGTACACTTCCCACTCTGCACTGTAGAGAATTCTATATGAAGCTAGAAATACATAATACTCAGGGAGAAAAACAACCTATGTTAAACGAATGATACAGGTACAAAGTCAAGTATGCAAAATTTAGGTAATACAAGAATGAAGGTTTCCAATGCACCCCTAACTCTGACCCCGGTGCATACACATGATTAATTACACAACTATATACTGTGTTCCCCACAGGACTCATTCAGTGCATGCAGTGCTCTTTTCTCTCCATGCTCTTATGAGTCTCTTCACACTCTGGAGGCTAAagagggtgaggtggggggacTCTGCTCTGAATTGCTCCTACCAAGGCTCACAAGGGGTGTGAATTTGGGATGTTCTCAAAGAGCCCCACAAGGCTTATAATAGGGAGCGTCCCACACAATTCCGAAACGGGGACGCtgatgggaagagactgtctaggaaggagtacggcagaaagggatctaggggttatagtggaccacaagctaaatatgagtcaacagtgtgatgctgttgcaaaaaaagcaaacataatcctgagatgtattaacaggtgtgttgtgagcaagacacgagaagtcattcttccgctctactctgctctggttaggcctcagctggagtattgtgtccggttctgggcgctgcattttaaaaaagatgtggagaaattggaaagggtccagagaagagcaacaagaatgattaaaggtcttgagaacatgacctatgaaggaaggctgaaagaattgggtttgtttagtttggaaaagagaagactgagaggggacatgatagcagttttcaggtatttaaaagggtgtcataaggaggagggagaaaacttgttcaccttagcctctaaggatagaaccagaagcaatgggtttaaactgcagcaagggaggtctaggttggacattaggaaaaagttcctaactgtcagggtggttaaacactggaataaattgcctagggaggttgtggaatccccatctctggagatatttaagagtaggttagataaatgtctatcagggatggtctagacagtatttggtcctgccatgcaggcaggggactggactcgatgacctctcgaggtcccttccagtcctagaatctatgaatctatgaatctatgagcatCCCAGACTCACAGTGGAGAACTGATGAACTTCCTGATACTGGCAGGGGCttatggggaggcagcagggagtggggcagggcatcCTCACTGCCTGGGGACCCATTCATGGAGTcagagggcagcaggggagtgagAGGAAGATTCTTGATTCCCAAGGGCTCAAGGAGCAGcaagagggggcagggctgcacagagATTTTTTGGGGCCTGTAACTAAATATGAAATTGGGCCACTCCCCATTCCAAAGAAATTACCAAGGGTGCAAAAACACTGAGGGGAGGCCCCAGTGGTGGTGGAGTTTGGAGAGTGAGCCCACCCCACACTACTGCTGgttcctgtcccatggggctgggcctggaTCCAGACTCCAGGCTGTGTGAAGTGGTGTGTGGGCTAGCAGTGCCAGTCTGGTTTGGTGCAGCCATCcctcatgatggaggggcagctgggccaaacctgagtgagcAGCGCAGTAACCCCATGTGCAAGGTCACAGCATGACTGGCCCTAGTCACGTGCCCTTATCATGAGGGAGGGCAGGCCGAGCCAAATGGGAGAGGCGTTGCGACCCTGTGCACCACTGTGCAACGCCACTTGCTTTGGGGGCCCACTCCGACAGGGGCTGGGACAAacacctcctccctgcaccctctcccctccGCGGTGGGCAGCTCTGTGTGGGGTTTCTTTCAGAGACAGAGTCATTTAAGAGAGAGGTGGAATCGCCTGCCAGATTTCACTTGATTCAGGCCCCAGCTGTAGAGCAGGCCCTCAGGAATGAGTGACACATTTATTCATGTTTTGTATCCCAGACCTGTCAGTTGCATTTCCCATGGGGATTTGACTCAGTAAATAACCCTGTTGCTTTAATCACTAGgacacccagctcccaaatcACCCCTGTTACAATCCTACTGACTTCACAGGAGTTGGCCCTGGGATGGATTTGTCCTTTCTCAGTCTCCCATTTCCAGACAGTAGAAGATTCATGATTACCTTGGTGTAAACTAAGAAGTTGTTTCACTGACCTGTCACATCCAGTTCAATGTAGGCTTCTCCATGCCAGTCTGAGACATCAACCTGGCAGGCATATTTCCCTTTGTCGGTGACCTGGATGTTCTTCAGCTTCAGGGAGAGGTTTCCTTTGCTCAGCTGAGATGTGAAGAACTCCGTTCGGCCCTGGTATCCCTCACCCTGCCTTTCTGTTTGTGCTCCTCCATTATAGAAGGTCACTTCTATTCTCTCCAGCGGTCTTGCAAGTGTCCACTGGACACCAGTGCTCAGAGGGACCCTTGGAGATGACAGGTAGCAAGGCAGGATAGCATCTTCTCCAGCGACTCCAATGACAATATTATCAGGGGTATGGATTGTAAACTGGCCTGTATGGAGACACAGATACATCTTTGTAATATGCTTTGGGTTGTTCTCTATGGAATGCAAATGTGAATTACTATGGGGATCCCTATCCAAACCCATAGGGAGGCAGCTAGAAGATTCAACTCAAATGTGAAAACACTTCCAATCTATGTCCCACCATTCCGGTCAGTGCTCTTTCTCTTTTCATATCACACTAAATATAATAGAAATTATCCCGCAACCTGGGAGTCAGGAACATGTGTCCCTTGTTTAATGGGGCTGAACAGTGAGATTACCCCTTTGCTCTGATTTATTTTAGCAATTTATGATTATTTAAAGgtcaataacattttaaatgtttaaagacagaaaatatgttttctttttatcttcCACATTTTTCCTATCAAAATATGAAGGGccacattatctatctatctatctgtctatccacCATTTACTTACACAAACACAAACATGCAGATGCATTTTGAAGAATAATAAATATTGGTGCGAGCAAGGTGCAGAGTGATAGGTGTTTGGATACTGTATCAGACAATGCATCTTTTCCTGCCATTATTCCATCTCCAGAAGGCATTCCAAGTGCAGAATGCCTGCACGATCCAGCTTAAGCCATACCATGGTTAAATTGTTATTGAACTGAGGAGAGCACACATCATAACATTCTCATGGCAACTTTTGGTCTCTGTTGTCCAACACTGGACTGAAATCAGGGATGCAGATATCTGAAGTTCTAATTATCTTCCAACACTTAAGACTTACTGTTTATATTTTTTAGTTAATTATTGTTACTTTAAATCCAATCTGACAGTCCCTCAGTAGCTAATCAGCAATAATTCCTAGTGAAACGACCTTCTCCTATTGATTGATTAAACACATTAAACAGAATAATttctctgaaaataaaaaaggttaGACTCtcattttctgaaatgaaaactcCTATTctgaacaataaaacaaaatatataggcCCATAGCTGTTAAGGCCAgaccatttagtctgacctcctgtgtaacccaGGCCTAAATCAAGCCAAGTATCTTGTGCATCTCTTTTTATAAAGATGCCAAATCCTGACATAAAAatgtcaagtgatggagaatccaccacagcccctaGTTCCAGTGATTAGTCACCCTCACAGTTACAGATTCacatcttatttctagtttgaatgtTCTACGTTCGACTTCCAGCTGCTGGATACTGTTCTGGCTTTCAATACTAAAATGCCGTTTGCTATCACAAATCTCCCTGTGTTACTTAGATATTTATGGATCATGGTTAAGTAATTTCTTAACCCTATTTTCATAAAgcgaaatagattgagctcctgaaGTCACTCATTGTACGGTGTGTTTTCCAGATCTCAAACCCATCTCTTTTGGTGCTAGTGATTCTTTCCATTCCTATGTAATGATTAATTGCCTCTTAAAATTTGTCTGACACAGAATTCTCATTACCTGTAGCCAGGTGGGGTATTTGTAGAAAAATCAGTAACTGAATAGTTGTCACTGAAGGAAATAAGGAATCCATCACTGAGCAGGATCTGGGAAAGTGACTTTCAAAATACTAGCAGGACATCAAGGGTGCAACTTCCAGGGTCAGATCTTGTCAGCCTCCatcagtcaggaaatgcaaaccATGAAATGACAGCAATGAGTTTAGATAATAGCTCCAAACATTAGGAAGAACATAAAGAGAATGTTACAGAAAGAGCCCAGTGAGTGTAaagggaattttaccattgacttccacaATAACAGGATTGGGCTCAGTGTCTTGACAAACACACTGAACAAACATACAGTTACGGCAGGCACTTAAGGGTCTCCCAGGGGAGTGAGCTCACCACAAGGTTATAGAGTCAGTCTCTCGCTGCTAACTGAATATTTAATTGTTTCATCCAAAGTGGAAAAGCTTCAACAACAGAGCCCCACTCTAGAATACCCAGTAGCCCACTGGTGAGGGCAGTTACCTAGGTTCACATCTCGACTACAAATCAGACAAGGTGGGAACTTGAACTTCAGTATCCCACAACCCCACtcagtgctctaatcactggccTATTGGCCTTCTCCTCTATGTTTTTTTGTGGAAAAGGGCTGCCCTGGCTTAGGGACCCAGCTCCAGGTGAGAGATGACAACTCAGCATCCCAAGTGGAGATAGGAGCCTCCCTCCACCCTGGAGTTAAGGTACCTAACGACCTTTGAGTGAGGGGCTTTGACCATCCCCTCTCCTCAGCACTTCCTCCTGCTAGCCTAGCCAACTCCcgactcagcttgctggcttttgtggatcccatttcTACGTGCCACTCTCTCCCCCTGCATTGtgtagggaccctgggcagctcACACAGGGCTGAGGATCCCACGGGGCAGCAGGGCACCTAGCAGTTAGGTGGTGCAATGCTGAGCTGATCTCTTATTTTTGGATCTAGCCCTCGCTgccctgcaggggctgagcatgcTCACTTCACAGCTCTCTCAGTCAGGGAAAATAAGAACTAAACTGATTCTCCCAAACGTTACTGcagaacaaaatggaggaataTGCTGCTGAGGAACAATCCAATTGGTTTTTTGCCTGTAAATGTGAAATTATAGTAAATCAGCACTGTACCCAACTGTCTTGAACCAGTAGCAATAAAAAGTTGGCCAAGCTCTAGTTCTGTGTAGTTGCTCCCTAACTTTGCAGTATCTATTGCTAAATGAAATTTGCGCCCAAAGTTTGTTGTTACAAGGAAACAGAAATCATTTAATTCCTATGAAAGAGAAACTAAATACAGTAATTAATTAGATTGACCAAGTATTAAAACCAGTTCGCTGGTGAGATCCAGTGCACATAACTCTGGCATTTCGTTTTCATAGACACTGGGCCAGCCAGGGTTAAACAACCAGCAGGCTAAGTGACCCAAGATCAACCTTTGAAAACATATTAGAGAAGTACTGAAATGGCCTACAGGAACATTTCTTGTCGATAGTTATCAAAGCCATGTAAGTGGACTAaatcctttgaaatgcaaacctatattgtcAGAGAATTAGAAGTTAATACTAATTGTATTTGTCTATGTTTCTCTATATCTGTTGGGAGTTTAAAAAGTTATCTAATGAGCATGTAGATGCTAAGCTTCGGTTCCCGTCTATAATATTTCATTACTATATTCTATTGATGCACAGATCAAAAGGCAATATTAGCATTAGGTGAAACTTGGGTGCAATAATATCATtgcctttatttctctttgaagtttataGTAAACTACCTGTGAATATTTGACTGGTAAATTGCCTTACGCTAATAGATGCAACTAATGACCTGTGTATACATAAGAAATAGGAATATTGCTTCAAAAGCCACAATTTGTATTATCTATTTTTCCTCCAAGGGATACCCACTGTTACCTGCTGTCAAGAAACTATCCTAacctgtgagagagagaaaaaagaactttgggacctgatccttttttcatctcagatctgcttaagcttcgtCAGCAGAAAGttaagtcacaagactgaggtctccaggtaCCCTGGACTGTCCCTGCAAATTCTTATGGAAGGATTTGAACAAACGCTGCACGTGGATGgcctattggactataacctatggaatTGATTCTGTTAATACTTTCTAGAAATTAGCaagctcaccatctctgttaTGAAACAGACCTAAGAACTTTCtccatatctgtatgtataacaATTTTTTATCCGCAATACTGTCTCTTCTCTTTTT includes these proteins:
- the LOC117870339 gene encoding butyrophilin-like protein 2 isoform X2, whose product is MDSLFPSVTTIQLLIFLQIPHLATGQFTIHTPDNIVIGVAGEDAILPCYLSSPRVPLSTGVQWTLARPLERIEVTFYNGGAQTERQGEGYQGRTEFFTSQLSKGNLSLKLKNIQVTDKGKYACQVDVSDWHGEAYIELDVTAPYRILPSNPVIGVIGADVILPCQLSVTKLPGSFEVQWKLFRPAVLIHEVSYNGGNQTETQGERHQGRTELSITEMTQGNLSLKLKHVQISDKAEYVCSLDSGSWYDETVVELDVTGRFKIFPPSNPVIRAIGEDVVLPCQLSATIIPASITVQWILIQPSRKPVKIFNNRRFIEDRQDERSWGGMELFSTEWTKGNMSLKLNNVQLPDRGKYVCSVAAGDWYDKVAIELEVTATGNRQRRGEFRRGGQGHRKAPAKRTKKSKMKERKE
- the LOC117870339 gene encoding butyrophilin-like protein 2 isoform X1, whose protein sequence is MDSLFPSVTTIQLLIFLQIPHLATGQFTIHTPDNIVIGVAGEDAILPCYLSSPRVPLSTGVQWTLARPLERIEVTFYNGGAQTERQGEGYQGRTEFFTSQLSKGNLSLKLKNIQVTDKGKYACQVDVSDWHGEAYIELDVTAPYRILPSNPVIGVIGADVILPCQLSVTKLPGSFEVQWKLFRPAVLIHEVSYNGGNQTETQGERHQGRTELSITEMTQGNLSLKLKHVQISDKAEYVCSLDSGSWYDETVVELDVTGRFKIFPPSNPVIRAIGEDVVLPCQLSATIIPASITVQWILIQPSRKPVKIFNNRRFIEDRQDERSWGGMELFSTEWTKGNMSLKLNNVQLPDRGKYVCSVAAGDWYDKVAIELEVTGPQLCKRRKTWFSRSYVDNREGMALSSAGHQRLDPQRGLGLSFAEPPS